The Pyricularia oryzae 70-15 chromosome 5, whole genome shotgun sequence genome includes a region encoding these proteins:
- a CDS encoding cell differentiation protein rcd1, with the protein MMQNPYLYAHHQQHTPQGDSAWMHQQTTHHQHAQQAAAAAAASVAQQHHYSRIASAHSAANAAGLVSAAHAVGQEGGMDAGVSEDNRRTLAYIADLLNENTREAALLELSKKREQVPELALILWHSFGVMTSLLQEIISVYTLLNPSQLTAAASNRVCNALALLQCVASHNETRTLFLNAHIPLYLYPFLNTTSKSRPFEYLRLTSLGVIGALVKNDSSEVINFLLTTEIIPLCLRIMETGSELSKTVAIFIVQKILLDDNGLNYICATYERFYAVGTVLSNMVAQLVEQQTARLLKHVVRCFLRLSDNARAREALRQCLPDPLRDATFSSVLRDDAATKRCLTQLLINLADNGGEPGTGHHGL; encoded by the exons ATGATGCAAAACCCGTATCTATATGctcaccaccagcagcacaCCCCGCAGGGTGACTCTGCGTGGATGCATCAGCAGACTACGCATCACCAGCATGCTCAgcaagccgccgccgctgccgccgcatCTGTTGCCCAGCAGCACCATTACAGCCGCATCGCCTCAGCACACTCGGCAGCAAATGCGGCCGGTCTGGTCTCGGCCGCCCACGCTGTCGGCCAGGAGGGTGGCATGGACGCTGGGGTGTCTGAGGACAACCGCAGGACGCTGGCCTACATTGCAGACTTGCTAAACGAAAACACCCGCGAGGCCGCACTGCTCGAGCTCAGCAAGAAGCGCGAGCAGGTCCCCGAGCTAGCGCTTATCTTGTGGCACTCGTTTG GTGTCATGACCTCGCTGTTGCAGGAGATCATCTCAGTCTACACGCTACTTAATCCATCCCAGCTTACCGCGGCGGCTTCCAACAGAGTCTGCAACGCCCTGGCCCTATTGCAATGCGTCGCATCCCATAACGAGACTAGGACCCTCTTCCTGAACG CGCACATTCCTCTCTATCTATATCCGTTCCTCAACACAACTTCAAAGTCAAGACCATTCGAGTACCTGCGTCTTACTTCACTCGGCGTTATCGGAGCACTCGTGAAGAATGACTCTTCTGAAGTCATCAACTTCCTCCTCACAACTGAGATCATTCCTCTCTGCCTGCGGATTATGGAGACTGGCTCGGAGCTTAGCAAGACTGTGGCCATCTTTATTGTCCAGAAGATCTTGCTGGACGACAATGGGCTCAATTACATTTGCGCGACCTACGAACGCTTCTATGCTGTTGGCACTGTCCTCAGCAACATGGTGGCTCAGCTCGTCGAACAGCAAACGGCGCGCCTTCTCAAGCATGTTGTCAGGTGCTTCCTGAG ACTGAGTGACAACGCAAGAGCTCGCGAAGCCCTCCGACAGTGCCTTCCAGACCCTCTCCGAGATGCCACGTTCTCGTCGGTCTTGCGCGACGACGCCGCTACGAAGCGATGCCTCACTCAGCTTCTTATCAACCTTGCCGACAACGGGGGCGAGCCAGGAACCGGACACCACGGTCTgtga
- a CDS encoding ATP-dependent DNA helicase srs2, with protein sequence MADASSTKQTIVQTLNDAQRRAVSSGATTVAILAGPGSGKTHTLASRVVWQVDVVGYRPQDVVVATFTVKAAREMGERICKVLGPERGRKVVLGTFHSISRRYLAAYGKKIGLDQKFGIADDSDSRAIITRICKRHQLGIDPAMARGWISKKKSRANDRVVSSQQEKAAKSGKQQPIHSRELATCYEEYQAQLTRSNLLDYDDLLVKGVELLRAAPECVSNVQAVLIDEYQDTNGVQYDLMKLLAQRHGRITVVGDPDQSIYGWRSADTRNLSRMFTDFPTTDKVALEENYRSSESILATSLKIIQQEEKRFDKVLKAVHTRGTKPVLRKLRNSAQEAEWIVAELRRTILLSGDMMNHDDVAILLRSAALSRHIESALGKAGIPYRMVGGFKFYERAEIKLILDYLRVVYQPDNNDALARIINVPKRGAGDATIKALLEEAEKSQQSLWSLLRKHCTGGKQAKTTLRKQVEQKISGGLIRLILDIRKKMDESTAENPYSMLDVISQVLSRLDFEQHLKDTYNDEWEGRWANVQEFINLATDFMTGNEVEEELPEIDGLQQTPERDTLARFLANVSLATDVQNNDPGQNRPMVTVSTIHAAKGLEWPVVFIPAAYNGSIPHIRSEDGDEERRLLYVAMTRAKALLYLSYPVVGGYGNGEKVTLSSFLSGVEGHFAVQGPTFNSAVLEELARILRRKAPSQKDVFGRLKPFEVSMEDDIFPSDPEQDLGRSGNKTGLGRSSSGSGLSQGQPPTKRQRMHSTSGGLEQQDQTWHQEYSTTMQQASGFTVSSLPGFVTAGAHHSAFPVPDPPYSRDSKTGQPNRGTGQRSLLGFVTNSGQPRTGTGSQKQILQAPQNRGGTHHPRPPQSGRQQGWGNDQMVGRPAIAPELANHRLGGTRSTTLPRPGPPAKREHGAISTRNQYAHLSSSPTKAQPQEETNDPTSSPPAPTRPVSTFHNTTCTMPQGQGGFKRPAALTREGIAPMDRLRKPFKPLTINRSMGG encoded by the exons ATGGCAGACGCGTCATCAACCAAACAAACCATCGTGCAGACACTCAACGATGCCCAACGCCGTGCCGTGAGCTCCGGAGCAACCACAGTTGCAATTCTTGCGGGCCCGGGGAGCGGGAAGACGCATACCTTGGCCTCCCGAGTCGTCTGGCAGGTTGATGTAGTTGGTTATCGACCTCAGGATGTTGTGGTGGCTACCTTCACCGTAAAGGCGGCACGCGAGATGGGGGAGCGCATCTGTAAGGTCTTGGGCCCGGAAAGGGGACGGAAGGTTGTGCTCGGGACCTTCCACAGCATATCGAGGCGCTACCTCGCGGCGTACGGCAAGAAGATCGGCCTGGACCAGAAGTTTGGCATTGCAGACGATTCCGATTCGCGAGCAATCATCACCCGTATCTGCAAAAGACACCAGCTTGGTATTGACCCCGCCATGGCCAGAGGATGGATCAGCAAGAAAAAGAGCAGGGCAAACGATCGTGTGGTGTCGTCGCAGCAAGAGAAAGCAGCCAAGTCCGGAAAGCAACAGCCGATTCATTCACGAGAGCTGGCAACTTGCTATGAAGAGTACCAAGCACAGCTTACACGATCGAACTTGCTGGACTACGATGATCTGCTAGTCAAGGGTGTCGAGCTTTTACGCGCGGCACCAGAGTGTGTTTCAAACGTGCAGGCTGTCTTGATTGACGAATATCAAGACACGAACGGAGTCCAATATGACTTGATGAAGCTGCTAGCACAGCGTCATGGCCGTATCACTGTTGTCGGAGACCCAGATCAAAGTATCTATGGGTGGCGCTCGGCCGACACTAGAAATCTTAGCCGTATGTTTACCGACTTTCCAACGACAGATAAGGTCGCACTGGAGGAGAATTACAGATCTTCAGAAAGCATTCTCGCAACTTCTCTCAAGATCATTCAACAAGAAGAGAAGCGGTTCGACAAGGTACTAAAAGCTGTGCACACACGAGGAACCAAACCGGTCCTGCGGAAGCTGAGAAATTCGGCACAGGAGGCCGAATGGATCGTCGCTGAGCTTCGCAGGACCATCCTTCTCTCTGGAGACATGATGAATCACGATGACGTTGCTATACTTCTCCGATCAGCAGCACTCTCTAGGCACATCGAGAGCGCTTTGGGCAAGGCGGGGATTCCTTACCGAATGGTTG GCGGTTTCAAATTTTACGAACGCGCAGAAATCAAACTGATCCTCGATTACTTGCGTGTTGTCTATCAACCGGACAACAATGATGCGCTGGCCAGAATCATCAATGTTCCGAAACGAGGAGCCGGCGATGCAACTATCAAAGCCCTTCTcgaggaagccgagaagtCTCAACAGAGTCTGTGGTCTCTGCTTCGAAAGCATTGTACTGGaggcaagcaagccaagacAACACTCAGGAAGCAAGTAGAGCAAAAGATCTCGGGCGGTCTCATCAGACTGATACTGGATATCCGCAAGAAGATGGACGAATCCACAGCTGAGAATCCATATAGTATGCTTGATGTCATCAGTCAAGTGCTCTCCCGGCTAGATTTTGAGCAGCATTTAAAAGACACATACAACGACGAGTGGGAAGGGAGGTGGGCGAACGTACAGGAGTTCATCAATCTGGCTACCGACTTTATGACGGGaaacgaagtcgaagaggaGCTTCCCGAGATTGATGGACTGCAGCAGACACCCGAGCGCGACACCCTGGCCAGATTCCTCGCCAACGTATCACTTGCGACAGATGTGCAAAACAATGACCCCGGCCAAAACCGGCCGATGGTTACGGTATCGACGATCCATGCTGCCAAAGGTCTCGAGTGGCCTGTTGTGTTCATACCAGCGGCATACAATGGTAGCATACCGCATATAAGATCcgaggatggtgacgaggaacGCCGGCTGTTATACGTGGCGATGACACGGGCAAAAGCGCTTCTGTACCTGAGCTATCCGGTTGTCGGAGGCTATGGTAACGGTGAGAAGGTCACTCTATCCTCTTTCCTCTCTGGTGTGGAAGGGCATTTTGCAGTACAAGGGCCAACTTTCAACTCTGCCGTCCTGGAGGAGCTGGCTCGCATTCTACGAAGGAAAGCGCCATCGCAAAAGGACGTGTTTGGCCGGTTGAAGCCATTCGAAGTGTCCATGGAGGACGATATTTTCCCAAGCGATCCTGAGCAGGATTTGGGTAGGTCTGGGAATAAGACGGGTCTTGGCCGGTCAAGTTCAGGATCGGGATTATCACAAGGACAGCCCCCGACAAAAAGGCAAAGAATGCATTCCACGAGCGGAGGGCTGGAGCAACAAGACCAGACATGGCATCAAGAATATTCGACAACAATGCAACAGGCATCCGGGTTCACAGTGTCATCGCTTCCTGGGTTTGTCACTGCTGGGGCGCATCACTCTGCATTCCCCGTCCCTGATCCACCGTATAGCAGAGACTCAAAAACAGGGCAGCCAAACCGCGGCACTGGCCAGAGGAGTCTGCTTGGTTTTGTGACCAATTCCGGGCAACCAAGAACGGGAACAGGATCACAGAAGCAGATATTACAAGCGCCTCAAAACCGTGGTGGTACTCACCATCCAAGACCTCCACAATCAGGACGTCAGCAGGGTTGGGGCAACGACCAGATGGTAGGCAGACCGGCGATAGCGCCAGAATTGGCAAACCATCGTCTGGGGGGCACACGTTCAACAACATTGCCCCGCCCGGGACCTCCAGCGAAGCGGGAACATGGAGCCATTTCGACTAGAAATCAATATGCACACCTTTCCAGCTCTCCAACAAAGGCCCAGCCACAAGAGGAAACCAATGACCCCACATCATCGCCTCCTGCACCGACGCGACCAGTTTCCACCTTTCACAACACGACGTGTACTATGCcacaaggccaaggaggctTTAAGAGGCCCGCTGCGTTGACCAGAGAGGGTATAGCTCCCATGGATAGATTACGGAAGCCATTTAAGCCGCTTACTATCAATCGTTCAATGGGAGGCTAG
- a CDS encoding potassium:hydrogen antiporter: MATATVTQTVLSTVIAASTSAATAAPSAPPQAGVLEGANPSIYHPKDPIITFIIQASIIIIFCRLLYYPLRYLGQPRVISEVIGGIVLGPSVMARIPGFQAAIFPEASIPNLNNVANLGLIFFMFITALEVDLRLFIENWKIALSVSVAGLVLPFAMGCGIAWGIYNEFASDMVKEINFGVFALFVGTALAITAFPVLCRILTELKLLHTSVGVTTLAAGVGNDVVGWILLALCVSLVNNASGLSALYALLCCLAWILFLFYAVKPAFIWILRRNGSLQDGPSPGMVTLTLLLVMASSFFTAIIGVHPIFGAFLIGLICPHEGGFAIKLTQKIEDFVGVFFLPLYFALSGLNTNIGLLNDGKVWSYVVAIILLAFAGKIIGSTVAARCCGLFWRESAAIGVLMSCKGLVELIVLNIGLQAGILSPRTFTMFVIMALVTTVTTTPLTRWLYPYWYQQKLLRYRRGEIDMDGTPLVPDGGPVPIDNLNPTQIRRVMLYLRLDSLPGLFTFTALLGGTTEKNAPSSKAVTEGSSEADDPVVPTRKHLEVHGLRIMELTDRTSSVMQVTEGADLSESDPIVNTFRTFSQLNGVAVSGRVAIVPTHSYAETLTDQASTISSDLVLIPWSNTGSLTEDQFATHPVTAQQRFTDKAHLDFVNGALFRATKNTAVFIDNGFGSKRPTIEPNRPSYLTRNMSVVSMRSAKDSVLPLANRTHHLLFPFFGGEDDRVALRFVLQLAKNPLLTVTIAHFVREENDGTATEGGRNSTEGQNNAKSVAVTATPKGNSFLDEVDAEDMDVLSKLRTAPPEELAGRVEFQEIMCSSDMVITKEVTELAGKTVALKTRKNAGDMVVIGRRHPKLGDIANEGAGSAYDLRRTLGVVGEALAMGGTMASLLVIQAASTGGS; encoded by the exons ATGGCGACCGCCACCGTCACACAGACGGTCCTGTCGACCGTCATTGCAGCCTCGACCTCCGCAGCTACGGCCGCACCGTCCGCGCCTCCCCAGGCCGGCGTTCTCGAGGGTGCAAACCCTTCGATTTATCATCCAAAGGATCCAATTATCACATTTATCATCCAG GCATCCATAATTATCATATTCTGCAGATTACTCTACTACCCCCTGAGGTATCTAGGCCAGCCTCGTGTCATATCCGAGGTCATAGGCGGCATCGTCTTGGGGCCTTCGGTGATGGCACGAATCCCTGGTTTTCAGGCCGCTATCTTCCCAGAGGCTTCAATACCAAATCTGAACAACGTCGCCAACTTGGGTTTGATCTTCTTCATGTTCATCACGGCGCTGGAAGTTG ATCTCCGTCTCTTCATTGAAAACTGGAAGATCGCGCTCAGCGTTAGTGTCGCCGGTTTGGTTTTACCATTCGCCATGGGATGCGGTATCGCATGGGGTATCTACAACGAGTTCGCCAGTGACATGGTCAAAGAGATCAACTTTGGCGTCTTTGCGCTCTTTGTGGGCACCGCACTCGCCATCACCGCATTCCCCGTCCTCTGCCGCATTCTTACCGAGCTGAAGCTCCTCCATACGTCCGTCGGCGTGACAACATTGGCCGCCGGTGTGGGAAATGACGTCGTCGGCTGGATCCTTCTGGCCCTCTGCGTCTCGCTCGTCAACAATGCTAGCGGCCTCTCTGCCTTGTACGCCTTGCTCTGCTGTCTTGCTTGGATCCTGTTCTTGTTCTATGCAGTCAAGCCCGCATTTATATGGATCCTTAGACGGAACGGCAGCCTGCAGGACGGGCCGTCCCCGGGCATGGTCACCCTAACGCTTTTGCTCGTCATGGCGTCCTCGTTTTTCACAG CAATTATCGGTGTTCATCCCATTTTCGGCGCATTCCTCATTGGATTGATTTGTCCTCATGAGGGTGGTTTCGCCATTAAGCTGACGCAGAAGATCGAGGACTTTGTTGGTGTCTTCTTCCTGCCCCTGTACTTTGCCCTTTCCGGCCTGAACACCAACATTGGGTTGCTGAACGACGGCAAGGTCTGGTCTTACGTCGTTGCTATTATTCTTCTCGCCTTTGCTGGCAAGATCATCGGTAGCACGGTGGCTGCTCGTTGTTGCGGTCTGTTTTGGCGTGAAAGCGCTGCTATTGGCGTCCTGATGAGTTGTAAGGGTCTTGTCGAGCTCATTGTCCTG AACATTGGTCTTCAAGCGGGTATTTTGTCACCACGGACGTTCACCATGTTTGTCATCATGGCCTTGGTGACCACTGTTACCACGACACCTCTCACTAGGTGGTTGTACCCCTACTGGTACCAACAGAAGCTGCTGCGTTACAGGAGAGGCGAGATTGATATGGATGGAACCCCGTTGGTTCCAGACGGCGGGCCTGTCCCTATAGACAACCTGAACCCCACTCAAATTCGCCGTGTAATGCTGTACTTGCGCCTCGACAGCCTGCCGGGTCTCTTCACATTTACCGCACTTCTCGGAGGAACTACGGAAAAGAACGCCCCCAGCAGCAAAGCTGTGACCGAAGGCAGCTCAGAGGCTGATGATCCTGTGGTGCCGACGCGCAAGCATCTCGAGGTTCATGGCTTGCGTATCATGGAACTCACGGACCGTACATCGTCGGTCATGCAGGTCACCGAGGGAGCCGATCTTTCCGAGAGCGATCCTATCGTCAACACCTTCCGAACATTTTCTCAGCTCAACGGCGTTGCCGTGTCTGGACGGGTGGCCATAGTTCCAACGCACTCCTATGCTGAAACACTTACCGACCAGGCCTCTACCATATCTTCCGACCTGGTGCTCATTCCATGGAGCAACACTGGATCCCTTACAGAGGATCAGTTCGCAACTCATCCGGTCACGGCCCAGCAACGATTTACAGACAAGGCCCACTTGGACTTTGTAAACGGTGCACTGTTCAGGGCGACCAAGAACACGGCGGTATTCATCGACAATGGTTTCGGATCCAAGAGACCCACAATCGAACCGAACCGCCCGTCCTACCTAACGAGAAACATGAGCGTCGTATCGATGCGTAGCGCCAAGGATTCCGTCCTCCCCTTGGCCAACCGCACTCATCACCTCTTATTCCCCTTCTTTGGCGGAGAGGATGACCGGGTGGCATTGCGCTTCGTGCTACAGCTGGCCAAGAACCCGCTCCTCACAGTCACCATCGCGCATTTTGTACGCGAAGAAAACGACGGCACCGCCACCGAGGGCGGACGCAACTCGACGGAGGGGCAAAACAATGCAAAATCGGTGGCCGTGACGGCGACCCCCAAGGGCAACAGCTTCCTCGACGAGGTGGACGCCGAGGATATGGATGTCCTGTCCAAGCTGCGCACGGCGCCGCCCGAAGAGCTCGCCGGACGCGTCGAGTTCCAGGAGATCATGTGCTCGTCGGATATGGTCATCACCAAGGAGGTGACGGAGCTGGCCGGCAAGACGGTCGCGCTCAAGACGCGCAAGAACGCCGGCGACATGGTCGTCATCGGCAGGCGGCACCCCAAGCTAGGAGATATTGCAAACGAAGGCGCCGGCAGCGCCTACGACCTGAGGAGGACGCTGGGCGTGGTCGGTGAGGCGCTCGCCATGGGCGGCACCATGGCTAGTCTGTTGGTCATACAGGCGGCGTCGACTGGAGGCTCGTGA
- a CDS encoding nitrite reductase codes for MAAGNRKKIVVVGLGMVGISFIEKMMKLDARRREYDIVVLGEEPHLAYNRVGLTSFFDHRKVDNLYLNPLEWYTGYTDGSLSYHINTTVTAIHPDSKTVSCSNGDEVSYDILVLATGSDAVLPKHTPGHDATGVFVYRTIKDLQDLIAFAETKKETTGIVVGGGLLGLEAAKAMMDLQCFEKVSVVERNSWVLSRQLDADAGGMVVEQVRDLGVDVQLRRRVGKVEVDADNNVTGVLFEDGEAMACSTICFAIGVRPRDAIAREAGIRCADRGGGVVVGDDLQTSIPDVYAIGECASWQGQSFGLIAPGVEMADVLSFNLTQAKEHQPRSFKRPDLSTKLKLLGVEVASFGDFFADRDGPQFLPPKAARKAKSAEKVGANGNGEVKKLTNGLPPSPVKSLTYKDPFTNVYKKYIFTVDGKYLLGGMMIGDTRDYVKLVPLVKNQKELETPPSELILGAKKEGGDDGDDLDDDTQICSCHNVTKGDVVEKVKDGSCKSIGDVKSCTKAGTGCGGCVPLVTSIFNKTMKDMGNEVKNHLCPHFPYSRAELFHIISAKQLREFDDVMREAGTDPESFGCEVCKPCVGSIFASLYNKHVMSAKDHGLQDTNDRFLGNIQRNGTFSVVPRVSGGEITPEKLIAMGEVAKEYGLYTKITGGQRIDMFGAKKQDLLDIWGKLVNAGMESGHAYAKSLRTVKSCVGTTWCRFGIGDSVGMAVRLEERYKSIRAPHKIKGGVSGCVRECAEAQSKDFGLIATDKGFNIYVAGNGGAKPRHAELLAKDVPPSEVVPILDRYLMFYIRTADKLQRTARWLENLPGGIEYLREVVLKDKLGINAALEAAMEELVDGFFDEWAEAIQDPAIAAKFRQFANTDDKLDNMEVEVERDQLRPVHWPKEAAKEDFKGLRSRWTETAWQPVMEASYFAEADGLPNGISAAIRRGDTQLALWRIRGRYFLTQQMCPHKRAFILSDGLIGEEMSCSKEKGDNGSGITNGAAANGSLGVTNGGTNGMGVADAKRTAASGDGGGGGSCNKNGNAAPWVSCPHHKRNFDLSSGACKNDEELSIATFEVEERPDGHVYAKLPPVEELDAALGTSKWKVKLGDAGEGEHPFAELDRKIAFKGLRAKKVGLRPTAATLPLKSKNLAVAVGGGCGSAPDW; via the exons ATGGCCGCCGGCAACCGCAAGAAGATAGTGGTGGTTGGGTTGGGGATGGTGGGCATCAGCTTCATAGAAAAGATGATGAAGCTGGATGCCCGCAGGCGAGAGTATGACATTGTGGTCCTCGGTGAGGAACCACACCTAGCCTACAACCGTGTGGGCCTGACTAGCTTCTTTGACCACCGCAAGGTGGATAACCTCTACCTTAATCCTTTAGAATGG TACACTGGCTACACGGACGGTTCGCTGAGCTATCACATCAACACTACTGTCACCGCAATCCACCCCGATAGCAAGACAGTGTCCTGTTCAAACGGCGATGAAGTCTCCTATgacatcctcgtcctcgccacTGGCTCCGATGCTGTCCTCCCCAAGCACACGCCAGGCCATGACGCCACTGGCGTGTTCGTTTACCGAACCATCAAGGATCTCCAGGACTTGATCGCATTCGCCGAGACAAAGAAGGAGACTACCGGTATCGTTGTCGGCGGAGGCCTACTGGGGCttgaggccgccaaggccatgATGGACCTGCAGTGCTTCGAAAAGGTGTCCGTGGTAGAGCGCAACAGTTGGGTGCTCAGCCGACAGCTGGACGCCGACGCAGGTGGCATGGTCGTGGAGCAGGTCCGCGATCTCGGCGTGGACGTCCAGCTGAGGAGGCGGGTGGGCAAGGTCGAGGTGGACGCCGACAACAACGTCACCGGCGTGCTGTTTGAGGACGGTGAGGCCATGGCGTGCTCCACGATATGCTTCGCCATTGGCGTGCGGCCGCGCGATGCGATAGCCAGGGAGGCGGGGATACGGTGTGCAgaccgcggcggcggcgtggtcGTGGGCGACGACTTGCAGACCAGCATCCCGGACGTCTACGCCATTGGCGAGTGTGCAAGCTGGCAGGGTCAGTCGTTCGGGCTCATCGCCCCGGGCGTCGAGATGGCGGATGTTCTCTCGTTCAACCTCACCCAGGCCAAGGAGCACCAGCCCAGGTCTTTCAAGCGGCCAGACCTCAGCACAAAACTGAAGCTTCTCGGGGTGGAGGTTGCGAGCTTTGGTGATTTCTTTGCCGACCGTGACGGGCCGCAGTTCCTGCCGCCAAAGGCTGcaaggaaggcgaagagCGCGGAGAAGGTTGGGGCAAACGGCAACGGCGAGGTCAAGAAGCTCACCAATGGATTGCCGCCATCACCGGTCAAGTCGCTGACGTACAAGGACCCGTTTACGAACGTCTACAAGAAGTACATATTTACTGTTGACGGCAAATATCTGCTCGGAGGCATGATGATTGGAGACACACGAGACTACGTCAAGCTGGTCCCGCTGGTGAAGAACCAAAAGGAGCTCGAAACACCCCCGAGCGAGCTCATACTCGGCGCGAAGAAGGAGGGCGGCGACGATGGCGATGACCTGGACGACGACACACAGATTTGTTCATGCCACAACGTCACCAAGGGCGATGTTGTTGAGAAGGTCAAGGATGGTAGCTGCAAGTCGATCGGAGACGTCAAGTCGTGCACAAAGGCAGGCACTGGATGCGGTGGTTGTGTGCCGCTCGTCACCAGCATCTTCAACAAGACGATGAAGGACATGGGCAACGAGGTCAAGAACCACCTCTGTCCACACTTCCCGTACTCGAGGGCGGAACTGTTCCACATCATATCGGCCAAGCAACTGAGGGAGTTTGACGATGTGATGCGCGAGGCGGGAACGGACCCGGAGAGTTTTGGTTGCGAGGTGTGCAAGCCCTGCGTGGGCTCGATATTCGCCAGTCTTTACAACAAGCACGTCATGTCGGCCAAGGACCACGGCCTGCAGGACACCAACGACCGCTTCCTGGGCAACATTCAGCGGAACGGCACCTTTAGTGTCGTGCCGCGTGTCTCGGGAGGTGAGATCACACCCGAGAAGCTCATCGCCATGGGAGAGGTCGCCAAGGAGTACGGGCTGTACACCAAGATCACTGGCGGTCAGCGCATCGACATGTTTGGTGCCAAGAAGCAGGATCTGCTCGATATTTGGGGGAAGCTGGTCAATGCCGGCATGGAAAGCGGTCACGCCTACGCCAAATCGTTGCGAACCGTCAAGTCCTGTGTGGGAACCACTTGGTGCCGTTTCGGTATCGGCGACAGTGTCGGTATGGCTGTGCGCCTCGAGGAGCGGTACAAGAGCATCCGGGCTCCGCACAAGATCAAGGGTGGTGTTAGTGGTTGCGTGAGAGAGTGTGCCGAGGCGCAAAGCAAAGA TTTTGGGCTCATTGCTACCGACAAGGGCTTCAACATCTACGTCGCTGGAAACGGCGGCGCCAAGCCAAGGCACGCAGAGCTGCTGGCCAAGGATGTGCCGCCATCAGAAGTTGTTCCGATCTTGGATCGCTACCTGATGTTCTACATTCGCACGGCAGACAAACTACAACGGACGGCAAGATGGCTCGAGAACCTCCCCGGAGGCATCGAGTACCTCCGGGAGGTGGTTCTCAAAGATAAACTCGGCATCAACGCTGCGCTCGAGGCAGCGATGGAGGAGCTGGTGGACGGCTTCTTTGACGAATGGGCCGAGGCCATCCAAGACCCCGCGATCGCGGCCAAGTTCCGCCAGTTCGCAAACACGGACGACAAACTCGACAACATGGAAGTGGAGGTGGAGCGCGACCAGCTCAGGCCGGTGCACTGGCCCAAGGAGGCGGCCAAGGAGGACTTCAAGGGCCTGAGGAGCAGGTGGACGGAGACGGCGTGGCAGCCGGTCATGGAGGCCAGCTACTTTGCCGAGGCGGACGGGCTGCCCAACGGCATCAGCGCCGCGATCAGGAGGGGAGACACGCAGCTGGCGCTCTGGAGGATCAGGGGCAGGTACTTTTTGACGCAGCAGATGTGCCCGCACAAGCGGGCCTTTATCCTGTCGGACGGGCTGATCGGGGAGGAGATGAGCTGCAGCAAGGAGAAGGGCGACAACGGCAGCGGCATCACCAACGGCGCGGCGGCAAACGGCTCGCTGGGCGTGACCAACGGCGGCACCAACGGCATGGGCGTGGCGGACGCGAAGCGCACGGCGGCGtcgggcgacggcggcggcggcggcagctgcaACAAGAACGGCAACGCGGCGCCGTGGGTGTCGTGCCCGCACCACAAGCGCAACTTTGACCTCTCGAGCGGCGCCTGCAAGAACGACGAGGAGCTCTCCATCGCCACCTTTGAGGTGGAGGAGCGGCCCGACGGCCACGTCTACGCCAAGCTCCCTCCCGTCGAGGAGCTCGACGCCGCGCTCGGCACCTCAAAGTGGAAGGTCAAGCTGGGCGACGCCGGCGAGGGCGAGCACCCCTTTGCCGAGCTCGACAGGAAGATCGCCTTCAAGGGCCTCAGGGCGAAAAAGGTCGGCCTGCGCCCCACGGCGGCGACGCTGCCCCTCAAGAGCAAGAACCtcgccgtcgcggtggggGGTGGATGCGGGTCCGCGCCGGATTGGTGA